Proteins encoded within one genomic window of Oncorhynchus keta strain PuntledgeMale-10-30-2019 unplaced genomic scaffold, Oket_V2 Un_contig_1490_pilon_pilon, whole genome shotgun sequence:
- the LOC127918798 gene encoding recombining binding protein suppressor of hairless-like has protein sequence MRCGTVDALWNGCTLGTVARCGTVRTLWNGSATPCPKEPSKEMINDGASWTIISTDKAEYTFYQGMGPVPCPVTPVPVVESLQLNGGGDVAMLELTGQNFAPDLRVWFGDIEADTMYRCGESVLCVVPDISAFREGWRWVRQPVQVPVTLVRNDGVIYSTALTFTYTPEPGPRLHCSCRSHPPDPQSQYLLFVLILAFLRSLGMGD, from the exons ATGCGTTGTGGAACGGTTGATGCGTTGTGGAACGGTTGCACGCTAGGAACGGTTGCACGCTGTGGAACGGTTCGCACGTTGTGGAACGGTTCG GCCACGCCCTGCCCCAAAGAGCCCAGTAAGGAGATGATAAACGATGGAGCCTCCTGGACCATCATCAGTACAGACAAGGCAGAGTACACCTTCTACCAGGGGATGGGTCCTGTACCCTGTCCTGTTACACCAGTCCCTGTGGTGGAGagtctacag ttgaatggtggaGGTGATGTGGCCATGTTGGAGCTGACAGGACAGAACTTTGCTCCAGATCTCCGAGTCTGGTTTGGAGATATCGAGGCTGACACCATGTACAG GTGTGGAGAGAGCGTGCTCTGCGTGGTGCCTGACATCTCGGCCTTCAGAGAGGGGTGGCGCTGGGTCCGTCAGCCCGTCCAGGTCCCCGTCACCTTGGTCCGCAACGACGGAGTCATCTACTCCACGGCCCTCACCTTCACCTATACCCCAGAACCAGGCCCTCGTCTTCACTGCAGCTGCCGGAGCCATCCTCCAGACCCACAGTCACAGTATCTCCTCTTCGTCCTCATCCTCGCCTTCCTCAGGAGTCTGGGGATGGGAG ATTAA